Below is a genomic region from Alosa sapidissima isolate fAloSap1 chromosome 19, fAloSap1.pri, whole genome shotgun sequence.
AAAGCCATCCTGCCTGAGTGTAAACGTTAGGCCGTGCACGCGTGCGTGCGACAGCTGATTTACTGGGCTCTGCACAGGCAGCCTGGTGTCTTCTCCAGACTCTGTCAAGAGCCGGGGCTTCACGAGGGGATAAGTGGTCCGAGGAGGCTGCCACCGCTCCCATCTGAAGGGGTCATTTCATATATTTAATATTAAACACTGTTCCTCAGAGTGAGTCCCTCTGAAAGTGGAAAAGTGCCAGATAATCTCGAGAGCAGATTGTTACATATTTAACGAGATTCTTAGATGTTCTCACATGCAGAGAATAATACAGAGAGGGCTGTAATATACACAACACACTCTTTAAATTATATATGACATTCATAGCACATCCGTCCTATTTACAGCGCCCATTTGATCCACTGcgtttagctgtgtgtgtagttaCACCAGGGCATCAGACACAGGTGGAGCCTTCAGTACTCAGATGAGTCAGAGTGCAGAGAGGGATGCTATGAGGTCAGCGAAATAAAAGCATCATGATCACCATCAGCCCAGTTAAGCATTTTGGCGTTGAATAACTGTGTGGTTTGTTCCTGTTATAATGTGGCGATACGGTTTCCTGCACTGATGAagtgtttgtgttgctaactACTGAACtaacgacaaaaaaaaaaaaattaggtccAGCTATTTTTGTTTCAGTTGGGTCACCAGTGAGAAAACAAGTAAGCTTTTCAACACCGAGCGAAGGGTCAACCATTCCACGTCAAGTTCAGTTGCACTGCATGTCATGGACTCATGAAATCATGTCATACACCAAAACACAGCTAAAGCAGAGCGTTTAAAAACCCTGTATAGCACAGTCCCAATCAGTATGCTTCCAAATGCAACAACAAATGGTAAAGCACTAACAAACAACACACCATACAGATATTGAATATGAGGAAAAAGAACAGAAAGCAGAAACAGAGCAGAAACATGAGGCTCAGCAGTTCCACAGAGGAAATGAAAGACGACATTGAGGAATCTGTAGAGCAAACCAGGCCACTGTCATGTCCAAAGAGATCACTGTTACTAATTAGATTTGGGCGCCCCCATGTGGCTAGGGGTGGAAGTGCAGCTAAATCTGTCACAGTCAGAGGGCTGCGGGGTGTCAGGCTGAGATTAAAAAGCTCCAATCCCTCCAACACAGCCGACCTCTGACTGAcaggtgtgtgtcagtgtgtgatcAGGAGCAAGTTCAAAGTCAAAACGTTTTGCACTGTTCTGTTACGGTTTCCTAATTGAACAACATGTTTGGTCACGATGAGCTACAGGCTTTTGAGGTAGTTTTCTCTCATTTGGTGGGTGTGTCAGAGGTGCTATCCTATCAGCAAAAACATGTGTATACAAAACCCAGATtcaaggcaaacagaaaacTGTTCACGAACATTCGcctatgtttgcgaatttgaacACACCAAAGAGCACGGCCTAACACTGTCAGGAACAAAAACCAAAGATATCTGTAGAACAATGTTGTCATTAAAGCTGAGAAAGGTCATCTTCAAAGCTTGCACtgcacagcagcacacagacaGGCGGGTTGTTCTATCATTCATTTCGCAACTGAAACAGGAAGTGTAACCAGATCATGATCAACTTTTCAAGTCACTGTTTCAGAGAGGTATTGAGAAAGTAAAGGCCATCAGTAAAGAAAACGTCACTGCAGGGTAACTTCTGCACAGATCAGATGAGAACTTAGATTAGATTTCCTAAATAAATGTTATGTCATTTTTGGGTGTGGTGAGTGAATTTGTTTGAACCTTCTAAATTCActcatcctttcttttccagaacATTCTCTGTGCACAGGGACTTACATCTGAAGCTCCATGGCAACCAACAACACAGCCAGCATCGCCCAGGCCCGTAAGCTGGTGGAACAGCTCAAGATGGAGGCCAACATAGACAGGATAAAGGTTAGACCTGGGGCCCAGTAAAATCCTCTTGACAATGTCCACCTACCCATAGTAGTCTATTGCTCACTACTGAACAATGTGCACACAGGAGGTGGCCTTTAATGGAGGCCATGTTTCACTTCCCTGCAGGTTCATCATTCTGTTATATAGTAGCCTACACCGAACACCTTCTTAACTGATGTAAACTAACTTGTTACACAGACCTCTTGCTACTGTACCTCTTTGCAGCTACTCCCATTCGTTATTATTTTACATCTAAGGGAGAGTTGGTTGGGGATTTTTGGTGTATAAGCTGCTATATAAAATGGCTTGAATACAATGCTACTGTATGTATTACATGTCTtcctctttctgtttttctgtgtgtgtgtgtgtgtgtgtgtgtgtgtgtgtgtgtgtgtgtgtgtgtgtgtgtgcgtgcgtgcatgcgtgtgtgcatgcgtgtgtgtgtgtgtgtgtgtgcatacgtgtgtttgcgtgtgtgtgtgtgcgcatgtgtgcgtgtgtttgcgtgtgtgtgtgtgtgtgtgtgtgtgtgtgtgtgtgtgtgcgtgcgtgcatgcgtgtgtgcatgcatgtgtgcatgcgtgtgtgtgtgtgtgtgtgtgtgtgcatacgtgtgtttgcgcgtgtgtgtgtgcgcatgtgtgcgtgtgtttgcgtgtgtgtgtgtgtgtgtgtgttccaggtgTCCAAGGCGGCGGCTGACCTGATGTCATACTGTGAGGCCCAGGCCAAAGGGGACCCA
It encodes:
- the LOC121693505 gene encoding guanine nucleotide-binding protein G(I)/G(S)/G(O) subunit gamma-2; amino-acid sequence: MATNNTASIAQARKLVEQLKMEANIDRIKVSKAAADLMSYCEAQAKGDPLLSPVPASENPFREKKFFCAIL